The following coding sequences lie in one beta proteobacterium CB genomic window:
- a CDS encoding Mammalian cell entry related domain protein → MVGLSLAYKAVVDRGPTITVSFKSGDGLLAEKTFVQYKGVNIGLVKRVTLSKDHRQVVATIQLDKDAVDFAKADTRFWIVRPRITTSGVSGLSTLLSGPFIAADPGRSSERRDSFTALEVPPILTADVPGREFILKAPTLGSHDVGTQVYFRRLTVGEVIAYELDKNGKDILIKVFIHAPYDQYVTMNTRFWNASGIDVMLGANGLQVQTESMVAMIAGGIAFEAPQIQADKSSGADAGISSSLSERAHADSVFPLFLNRTLAMKQPDSVAERYVVNFKQSVKGLAIGAPVEFRGVSVGEVASIGLALDPKTFEIVQPVEFYLYPERLQARSMVNEQVIPFPKTRSEQLKRIKTFIDKGLRAQLRMGSLITGQQYIGVDIFPDAPKYVFDISKTPLEMRAVPGALDNVEQSLASVVKNTDTLLKKLDVEVIPELNQALKNITSITASDSPLQTDMRDSLREISKAASSMKTLTDMLDQQPQSLIFGKPAADSK, encoded by the coding sequence TTGGTTGGCCTCAGCCTTGCTTATAAGGCTGTAGTAGATCGTGGTCCAACTATTACAGTTTCATTTAAATCTGGAGATGGACTTTTGGCTGAAAAAACCTTTGTTCAATACAAGGGGGTCAATATAGGCCTAGTTAAGAGAGTAACACTATCCAAAGATCATCGGCAGGTTGTTGCCACCATTCAGCTGGATAAAGATGCGGTTGATTTTGCTAAGGCTGATACTCGTTTTTGGATTGTTCGCCCACGTATTACTACTAGCGGTGTTTCCGGATTGAGTACCCTTTTAAGCGGACCATTCATTGCTGCTGACCCAGGGCGCTCTTCAGAAAGACGCGATAGTTTTACTGCTCTTGAGGTGCCACCTATTTTGACAGCAGATGTACCGGGCAGAGAATTTATTTTAAAAGCGCCGACACTTGGTTCACATGATGTTGGGACACAAGTCTACTTCCGACGACTGACGGTTGGCGAGGTTATTGCTTACGAGCTTGATAAAAATGGTAAGGACATATTGATTAAAGTATTCATCCATGCGCCTTACGATCAATATGTCACTATGAATACCCGTTTTTGGAATGCAAGTGGAATTGATGTGATGCTAGGGGCTAATGGTCTTCAAGTTCAAACAGAATCCATGGTTGCTATGATTGCTGGTGGAATTGCTTTTGAGGCGCCCCAAATTCAGGCGGATAAATCTTCTGGCGCAGATGCTGGCATTAGTAGCTCCTTATCAGAACGTGCTCATGCAGATAGTGTATTTCCACTATTTCTAAATCGTACTTTAGCCATGAAGCAACCAGATTCGGTGGCCGAGCGTTATGTCGTGAATTTCAAGCAATCCGTCAAAGGGCTAGCTATTGGCGCTCCTGTCGAGTTTCGTGGAGTTAGTGTGGGCGAAGTTGCTAGTATTGGTTTAGCACTCGATCCAAAAACTTTTGAAATTGTGCAGCCTGTAGAATTTTATTTATATCCAGAGCGTCTCCAAGCTCGCTCAATGGTAAACGAACAAGTTATTCCATTTCCCAAGACGCGATCTGAGCAGTTAAAGCGCATCAAGACTTTTATTGATAAAGGACTGCGTGCTCAATTGCGTATGGGTAGCTTAATCACTGGGCAACAATATATTGGAGTCGATATATTCCCAGATGCTCCAAAGTATGTTTTTGATATTTCAAAGACTCCCCTTGAAATGCGAGCAGTACCCGGCGCTTTGGATAACGTTGAGCAGTCTCTAGCAAGCGTCGTTAAAAACACAGATACGCTGCTTAAAAAACTTGATGTGGAAGTGATTCCCGAGCTAAATCAAGCCCTTAAAAATATCACCTCAATTACTGCAAGTGATTCACCGTTACAGACGGATATGCGTGATTCATTGCGAGAAATCTCTAAAGCCGCAAGTTCAATGAAAACGCTGACAGATATGCTTGATCAGCAACCGCAATCTCTGATATTTGGTAAACCAGCGGCGGACTCAAAATAA
- a CDS encoding Paraquat-inducible protein A: MKTASSQNIVACDACGLAQQADFKDETLRCPRCNSPMQFRKSNSINRTWALVIAAYVLIIPANLMPVMDTGSLFGAENDTIFGGVVFLWKSNSQILAIILFCASILIPFAKLFSLTFLLISVQRHSTWKPEFRARLYRIIEMIGRWSMIDVYVATMLTALVQFGNLMSIRAGIGAIAFATVVILTIFAARSFDPRLIWDAANSSINSKQLAEAFHA; encoded by the coding sequence GTGAAAACAGCCTCTTCCCAAAATATTGTTGCATGCGATGCATGTGGTTTAGCCCAACAGGCCGATTTCAAAGATGAAACCTTAAGATGTCCAAGATGCAATTCACCTATGCAATTTCGGAAATCAAACAGCATTAATCGAACTTGGGCTTTAGTCATTGCTGCTTATGTTCTGATTATTCCAGCCAACTTGATGCCAGTAATGGATACCGGTTCTCTATTTGGCGCAGAAAATGACACTATTTTTGGTGGCGTCGTTTTTCTGTGGAAATCAAATTCACAAATTCTTGCCATTATTCTCTTTTGCGCCAGCATTTTGATTCCTTTTGCAAAATTATTTAGCCTCACCTTTTTATTAATTTCTGTGCAACGCCACTCCACTTGGAAGCCCGAGTTTCGAGCGCGTTTGTACCGAATTATTGAAATGATTGGCAGATGGTCAATGATCGATGTTTATGTTGCAACAATGCTCACTGCTCTCGTCCAGTTTGGCAATCTGATGTCTATTCGCGCAGGTATTGGAGCTATTGCATTTGCAACTGTTGTCATTCTGACGATTTTTGCAGCTAGAAGTTTTGACCCGCGCTTGATATGGGATGCTGCAAATTCTTCAATAAACAGTAAACAATTAGCTGAGGCATTTCATGCTTGA
- a CDS encoding Paraquat-inducible protein A, with protein MSDSSIVVCNQCDLLLKGSEILPGNKAVCIRCANVLYQSQPDGLRLSLIFSITSVALFLISNAFPIVTISSDGLQNSTTLIDAAIRLINDGIPSIAILVFMTTFVMPGLEIIGLVYLLLPLYLDRLPYGLSVAYRLIYLVKPWAMVEVFIMGLLVTITKLNAFASVSPDIGLGSFVLLMISVTAAAANFDPHEFWARVQVIRCGRERL; from the coding sequence ATGTCGGATAGCTCAATCGTTGTTTGCAATCAATGTGACCTTTTGCTGAAGGGCTCTGAAATTCTACCTGGCAATAAGGCAGTTTGTATTCGTTGCGCAAATGTTTTGTATCAATCCCAGCCTGACGGACTTCGACTTAGCCTGATTTTTTCTATAACCTCTGTAGCCCTGTTTCTGATATCAAATGCTTTCCCAATTGTCACAATCAGCTCTGATGGTTTACAAAACTCCACAACCCTAATAGATGCCGCCATTAGGTTGATAAATGATGGGATACCAAGTATTGCCATATTAGTGTTCATGACAACTTTTGTAATGCCTGGCTTAGAAATTATTGGATTGGTGTATTTGTTGTTACCCCTATATCTAGATCGATTGCCGTATGGTCTGTCAGTGGCTTATAGATTGATATATCTCGTAAAGCCATGGGCTATGGTTGAGGTATTTATTATGGGATTATTGGTAACCATAACCAAACTCAACGCATTTGCCTCAGTATCGCCAGATATTGGTTTGGGCTCTTTTGTGCTGTTAATGATTTCGGTTACTGCTGCAGCTGCAAACTTTGATCCACATGAATTTTGGGCAAGAGTGCAAGTAATTAGGTGCGGAAGGGAAAGATTGTGA
- a CDS encoding Ion transport 2 domain-containing protein: protein MSASLFAYLVMILLVITSHVNDIFVLTLVLEAFKVFPDPITTFHYVSGMYTTIGSNYSPGQNWQSLSTLISFTGLFAFSISGSGLYSMLGYFLESKKLK, encoded by the coding sequence GTGTCCGCAAGTCTTTTTGCCTATCTAGTGATGATATTGCTGGTAATCACTTCTCACGTTAATGATATTTTTGTTCTCACGTTGGTTTTAGAGGCCTTTAAAGTCTTTCCTGATCCAATAACTACATTTCATTACGTGAGTGGAATGTATACAACGATAGGATCCAATTACAGTCCAGGGCAAAATTGGCAAAGCCTATCTACATTGATTTCTTTCACGGGATTATTTGCTTTTTCAATCTCAGGCTCTGGATTGTATTCAATGCTTGGATATTTTCTTGAGTCAAAGAAACTAAAATGA